One window from the genome of Metabacillus flavus encodes:
- a CDS encoding helix-turn-helix domain-containing protein — MFKIHPNHVQQQLINQTFGCVRFVYNTILHHNLNESKLNSF; from the coding sequence ATGTTCAAAATCCATCCAAACCACGTTCAGCAACAGCTCATCAATCAGACGTTTGGATGTGTCCGGTTCGTCTATAACACGATCCTCCATCACAATTTAAATGAGTCCAAACTAAACTCATTTTAA